One window of the Trifolium pratense cultivar HEN17-A07 linkage group LG2, ARS_RC_1.1, whole genome shotgun sequence genome contains the following:
- the LOC123906705 gene encoding U-box domain-containing protein 52-like codes for MSRLDKKLGAGRVVAVAIENNKTSQQAVKWAVENLLPKDQCLFLIHVKHKTNSATSIPSNGDVNEDVMDSESKDLFDSFRVFCNRKNIQCQEILLEETDISKALIECISIHAIELLVLGAASKGGLVRRFRTTDVPTTVSKAAPPFCTVYIISKGKISSVRSATTQIPKSASATMIAPPTPSRSHQFQQPHAMPTRSPERLEPQLTRNYPPRPTSERNTTYGMSLDDEQEMISPFNRRGHKAYESSIPDSDISFVSSGRPSIDRIFPSLHNIDDIDTTSIGSGIPTSRLSSGSDFDARSSFASSSSGGGGGQNSIDLSSPMDNYSFGSQNSSGPNSSSRSSDAADEVEAEMRRLKLELKQTMEMYSSACKEALTAKQKAMELQRWKSEEVKRLEEAREGEGAAMAMVELEQEKCKAALKAAEASQRIATLEAQKRMNVERKGEIEASQRKKAEDSYSPAHHTSARYRRYSIEEIEEATNQFSDSLKIGEGGYGPVYRCELDHTQVAIKVLKSDAAQGRAQFNQEIEVLSCIRHPNMVLLLGACPEYGCIVYEYMANGSLEDCLFRKDKRPPLPWQLRFQIAAEIATGLLFLHQNKPEPIVHRDLKPGNILLDRNYVSKIGDVGLARLVPPSVQDTVTQYYMTSTAGTFCYIDPEYQQTGMLGIKSDIYSLGIMLLQIVTAKPPMGLTHHIGRSIDKGTFRDMLDPAVQDWPIEHALHFTKLALQCAEMRRKDRPDLGKVVLPELNKLRIFAEENMPMMMFRGGGAVAFNPRVSSNYFINSTSSTNEDIMSESNSLSSGISGYESRSSTSSLG; via the exons ATGTCTCGTTTGGATAAAAAGCTTGGTGCAGGACGTGTGGTGGCTGTGGCAATTGAGAATAATAAAACAAGCCAACAAGCTGTCAAATGGGCTGTTGAAAATCTTCTTCCCAAAGATCAATGTCTCTTTCTTATCCATGTTAAACATAAAACCAATTCTGCCACTTCCATACCAa GCAATGGAGATGTGAATGAAGATGTCATGGATAGCGAATCCAAAGATCTTTTTGATTCATTTCGTGTCTTCTGCAATAGAAAAAAT ATACAATGCCAAGAAATATTGTTGGAGGAAACAGATATATCAAAGGCATTAATAGAGTGCATTTCAATTCATGCTATCGAGCTTCTTGTATTAGGGGCAGCATCAAAGGGTGGTCTTGTTag AAGATTTAGGACAACTGATGTTCCAACCACAGTTTCAAAAGCAGCACCACCATTCTGCACAGTATATATAATATCTAAAGGAAAAATCTCAAGTGTCAGATCAGCAACAACTCAAATTCCAAAATCAGCATCAGCAACAATGATAGCACCACCAACACCATCACGTAGTCACCAATTCCAACAACCACATGCAATGCCAACTCGAAGTCCCGAAAGACTAGAACCCCAATTGACACGTAACTATCCACCACGAC CTACATCAGAGAGGAATACAACATATGGCATGAGCCTGGATGATGAACAAGAAATGAT ATCACCATTCAACAGGAGAGGACACAAAGCATACGAGTCATCGATTCCTGATTCAGATATATCATTTGTGAGCAGTGGAAGACCAAGTATTGATCGAATATTCCCTTCATTGCATAACATTGATGATATAGACACTACTAGTATTGGTAGTGGAATTCCCACTAGTAGGCTTTCGAGCGGCTCTGATTTTGATGCGAGAAGCAGCTTTGCTTCATCCTCTTCTGGGGGAGGAGGAGGACAAAACTCAATTGACTTGTCCTCTCCTATGGATAACTATTCATTCGGGTCTCAAAACAGTTCTGGTCCTAATTCCTCATCAAGGTCATCTGACGCTGCCGATGAAGTCGAAGCAGAGATGAGGAGGCTCAAGCTTGAACTCAAACAGACAATGGAAATGTACAGTTCAGCTTGCAAGGAAGCACTCACAGCAAAGCAGAAGGCAATGGAACTTCAACGTTGGAAATCCGAAGAAGTAAAGAGGTTGGAAGAGGCAAGAGAAGGTGAAGGAGCAGCTATGGCTATGGTAGAGTTGGAGCAAGAAAAATGTAAAGCTGCACTCAAAGCAGCTGAAGCATCTCAAAGAATTGCAACATTGGAAGCACAAAAACGAATGAATGTAGAGAGAAAAGGCGAAATAGAAGCAAGTCAGAGGAAGAAGGCAGAAGATTCTTATAGTCCAGCACATCACACCAGTGCGAGATATAGAAGATACAGTATTGAGGAAATTGAAGAGGCAACAAATCAATTTTCAGATAGTCTCAAAATTGGTGAAGGAGGGTATGGTCCTGTTTATAGATGTGAACTTGATCATACACAGGTTGCTATCAAAGTGTTGAAATCAGATGCAGCTCAAGGAAGGGCACAATTTAACCAGGAAATTGAAGTGTTGAGTTGTATAAGACATCCAAACATGGTGCTTCTGTTAGGAGCATGTCCTGAATATGGCTGCATAGTGTATGAGTACATGGCTAATGGAAGTTTGGAGGATTGTTTGTTCagaaaagataagagaccacCTCTTCCTTGGCAGTTGAGATTTCAAATTGCTGCTGAGATAGCTACTGGACTCCTTTTCCTTCACCAGAATAAACCAGAACCGATTGTGCACCGTGACTTAAAACCTGGAAACATTTTGCTTGACCGGAATTATGTGAGCAAGATTGGTGATGTTGGTTTGGCAAGGCTTGTTCCTCCTTCTGTTCAAGACACCGTCACACAATATTACATGACGTCAACTGCTGGAACTTTTTGTTATATTGACCCTGAGTACCAACAAACCGGCATGCTTGGTATCAAATCTGATATTTACTCACTTGGAATAATGCTTTTACAAATTGTTACTGCCAAACCTCCGATGGGTTTGACTCATCACATTGGTAGATCTATTGACAAGGGAACTTTTCGTGACATGCTTGATCCTGCTGTTCAAGACTGGCCTATTGAACACGCATTGCATTTCACTAAACTTGCCCTTCAATGTGCTGAAATGAGGAGAAAAGATAGACCTGATCTTGGAAAAGTTGTGCTTCCTGAGCTCAACAAGCTTAGAATATTTGCCGAAGAAAACATGCCTATGATGATGTTTAGAGGTGGTGGTGCAGTAGCATTCAATCCCAGAGTTAGCAGCAACTATTTTATCAACTCCAcatcttctaccaatgaa GACATTATGAGTGAATCCAATTCTTTGTCGTCTGGCATCTCCGGATATGAAAGCCGTTCAAGCACATCGTCACTGGGGTGA
- the LOC123906708 gene encoding cytosolic Fe-S cluster assembly factor NBP35-like isoform X1 → MENGDIPQDANEHCPGPESDSAGKSDACEGCPNQQICATAPKGPDPDMVAIAERMATVKHKILVLSGKGGVGKSTFSAQLAFALAARDFQVGLLDIDICGPSIPKMLGLEGQEIHQSNLGWSPVYVESNLGVMSIGFMLPNPDEAVIWRGPRKNGLIKQFLKDVYWGELDFLIVDAPPGTSDEHISIVQCLDAANVDGAIIVTTPQQVSLIDVKKEVNFCKKVGVKVLGVVENMSGLSQPISNLKFMKITDDGEMKDVTEWISEYMREKAPEMLNLIACSEVFDSSGGGAIKMCNEMDVPFLGKVPLDPQLCKAAEEGRSCFTDKDCVVSAPALQKIIDKLMETSGLSLTVSNGV, encoded by the exons ATGGAAAACGGAGATATACCTCAGGATGCCAACGAAC ATTGCCCAGGTCCAGAGTCTGATTCTGCTGGAAAATCTGATGCATGTGAAGGATGCCCAAATCAGCAAATTTGTGCCACTGCTCCTAAAGGACCTGACCCTG ATATGGTTGCCATTGCAGAAAGAATGGCTACTGTGAAACATAAGATATTGGTCTTGTCCGGAAAGGGAGGTGTTGGCAAGAGCACATTTTCTGCCCAGCTGGCATTTGCTTTAGCTGCAAGGGATTTTCAAGTTGGTCTTCTTGACATTGATATTTGTGGTCCAAGCATCCCAAAGATGCTTGGCCTAGAAGGTCAAGAGATACACCAGAGCAACCTTGGGTGGTCTCCTGTCTATGTGGAATCTAATCTTGGGGTCATGTCAATTGGGTTCATGCTTCCTAATCCAGATGAAGCTGTTATATGGAGAGGTCCTCGCAAAAATGGGCTTATCAAGCAGTTTTTAAAAGACGTTTATTGGGGTGAACTTGATTTTCTGATTGTTGATGCTCCACCTGGAACGTCAGATGAACACATTTCAATTGTTCAATGCCTAGATGCCGCTAATGTAGATGGTGCTATCATAGTTACTACTCCTCAACAAGTCTCTCTTATTGATGTGAAAAAAGAAGTGAATTTTTGCAAGAAAGTTGGAGTGAAAGTTCTTGGGGTTGTAGAGAATATGAGTGGTCTGTCCCAGCCCATCTCAAATTTAAAGTTTATGAAGATTACGGATGATGGTGAGATGAAAGATGTTACAGAGTGGATATCGGAATATATGAGAGAAAAAGCGCCTGAAATGCTGAATTTAATTGCCTGCAGTGAAGTATTTGATAGTAGTGGTGGTGGAGCGATTAAAATGTGCAATGAGATGGATGTACCCTTTCTTGGTAAGGTTCCTTTAGATCCACAGCTTTGTAAGGCAGCTGAAGAAGGTAGGTCTTGCTTTACGGATAAAGATTGTGTTGTCAGCGCTCCAGCATTACAAAAGATAATAGACAAGTTGATGGAAACTAGCGGGTTGTCACTGACGGTAAGTAATGGAGTGTAG
- the LOC123906708 gene encoding cytosolic Fe-S cluster assembly factor NBP35-like isoform X2 produces MPTNVCVGILLCYCIIIIIIIIPMNNMIFVFVVFTDCPGPESDSAGKSDACEGCPNQQICATAPKGPDPDMVAIAERMATVKHKILVLSGKGGVGKSTFSAQLAFALAARDFQVGLLDIDICGPSIPKMLGLEGQEIHQSNLGWSPVYVESNLGVMSIGFMLPNPDEAVIWRGPRKNGLIKQFLKDVYWGELDFLIVDAPPGTSDEHISIVQCLDAANVDGAIIVTTPQQVSLIDVKKEVNFCKKVGVKVLGVVENMSGLSQPISNLKFMKITDDGEMKDVTEWISEYMREKAPEMLNLIACSEVFDSSGGGAIKMCNEMDVPFLGKVPLDPQLCKAAEEGRSCFTDKDCVVSAPALQKIIDKLMETSGLSLTVSNGV; encoded by the exons ATGCCAACGAACGTATGTGTTGGAATTTTGCTTTGCTactgtataataataataataataataattccaatgaataatatgatttttgtgtttgttgtaTTTACAGATTGCCCAGGTCCAGAGTCTGATTCTGCTGGAAAATCTGATGCATGTGAAGGATGCCCAAATCAGCAAATTTGTGCCACTGCTCCTAAAGGACCTGACCCTG ATATGGTTGCCATTGCAGAAAGAATGGCTACTGTGAAACATAAGATATTGGTCTTGTCCGGAAAGGGAGGTGTTGGCAAGAGCACATTTTCTGCCCAGCTGGCATTTGCTTTAGCTGCAAGGGATTTTCAAGTTGGTCTTCTTGACATTGATATTTGTGGTCCAAGCATCCCAAAGATGCTTGGCCTAGAAGGTCAAGAGATACACCAGAGCAACCTTGGGTGGTCTCCTGTCTATGTGGAATCTAATCTTGGGGTCATGTCAATTGGGTTCATGCTTCCTAATCCAGATGAAGCTGTTATATGGAGAGGTCCTCGCAAAAATGGGCTTATCAAGCAGTTTTTAAAAGACGTTTATTGGGGTGAACTTGATTTTCTGATTGTTGATGCTCCACCTGGAACGTCAGATGAACACATTTCAATTGTTCAATGCCTAGATGCCGCTAATGTAGATGGTGCTATCATAGTTACTACTCCTCAACAAGTCTCTCTTATTGATGTGAAAAAAGAAGTGAATTTTTGCAAGAAAGTTGGAGTGAAAGTTCTTGGGGTTGTAGAGAATATGAGTGGTCTGTCCCAGCCCATCTCAAATTTAAAGTTTATGAAGATTACGGATGATGGTGAGATGAAAGATGTTACAGAGTGGATATCGGAATATATGAGAGAAAAAGCGCCTGAAATGCTGAATTTAATTGCCTGCAGTGAAGTATTTGATAGTAGTGGTGGTGGAGCGATTAAAATGTGCAATGAGATGGATGTACCCTTTCTTGGTAAGGTTCCTTTAGATCCACAGCTTTGTAAGGCAGCTGAAGAAGGTAGGTCTTGCTTTACGGATAAAGATTGTGTTGTCAGCGCTCCAGCATTACAAAAGATAATAGACAAGTTGATGGAAACTAGCGGGTTGTCACTGACGGTAAGTAATGGAGTGTAG
- the LOC123906710 gene encoding methyl-CpG-binding domain-containing protein 2-like has product MHRGNFSLTPKKNHVKDLTGSSFPNNQHRSLLDPIYVSSSSDDENNLSNDDASKQLVLYDPGTNGDDTIQLSPDPLQCKPLPRPRSKPPSSVPRVLPAVGAFTVQCASCFKWRLIPTKEKYEEIREYILQQPFVCEKAREWRPDVSCDDPEDISQDGSRIWAIDKPSIAQPPDGWQRLLRIRGEGSSKFADIYYVAPSGKRLRSMVEVQKFLADHPEYLTDGVNLSRFSFQIPKPLQENYVRKRSHAKSAEPEQVSPLAWVGPEDSTNSNERRLELPSPYMESHVSDPASRPAKKQATHSSFPL; this is encoded by the exons ATGCATCGTGGTAATTTTTCACTTACACCCAAGAAGAATCATGTCAAAGATCTAACTGGTTCAAGTTTCCCCAATAATCAACATAGAAGTCTTCTGGATCCCATATATGTTTCTTCGTCTTCAGATGATGAAAATAACTTGTCTAATGACGATGCATCTAAGCAATTAGTCCTTTATGACCCTGGGACAAATGGCGACGACACAATTCAACTTTCCCCTGATCCTCTTCAGTGTAAACCTCTGCCGCGTCCACGAAGCAAACCTCCAAGTTCAGTTCCTAGAGTTTTGCCAGCAGTTGGTGCATTCACTGTTCAATGTGCTTCGTGTTTTAAATGGAGGTTGATTCCCACAAAggaaaaatatgaagaaatacGTGAATATATCCTTCAACAACCTTTTGTTTGTGAAAAAGCTCGTGAGTGGCGACCTGATGTATCTTGTGATGATCCGGAGGATATTTCTCAGGATGGCAGTAGGATTTGGGCTATTGATAAGCCAAGCATTGCACAGCCTCCAGATGGATGGCAGCGACTGCTACGAATCAGAGGTGAAGGAAGCAGCAAATTTGCAGATAT ATACTATGTAGCACCATCAGGCAAGAGATTGCGCTCAATGGTCGAGGTCCAGAA GTTCTTAGCGGATCATCCAGAGTACTTGACAGATGGTGTAAATCTTTCGCGGTTCTCATTTCAAATACCTAAGCCACTGCAAGAAAACTATGTGAGGAAGCGCTCTCATGCTAAATCTGCTGAACCGGAGCAAG TGAGTCCTCTAGCTTGGGTAGGTCCAGAAGACAGTACTAATTCAAATGAGAGAAGACTGGAGCTTCCTTCTCCATACATGGAATCACATGTTTCTGACCCTGCCAGCCGTCCTGCGAAGAAGCAAGCAACTCATAGTTCGTTCCCTCTATAA
- the LOC123906707 gene encoding pollen receptor-like kinase 1 translates to MAASFFFVTTTILFVSILINIASCISDIDSLLKLKNSLQNTDVVLSSWNTSAPPCTGGDANWSGVLCYKGHVWGFKLENMNLKGNIDVDSIKDLPYIRTLSLMNNQFDTPWPDLNKLSGLKTLYLSNNKFSGEIPEDAFHGMQWLKKIHLSNNQFTGPIPTSLSSLPRLISLRLDGNRFNGPIPEFRKPLKSFSAANNQLEGEIPASLSNIPASSFSGNAKLCGAPLGACFPEKKSLSISVSRIVVVVLVSLAMFVIAAVIILVLIRRRKKKAEQEQQESGVVIGVVANTSSRDSTVQKKGSSSSPNDVSDDQGSIRSRGTSNGSRSMRLSFVREEISEQFDLQDLLRASAEILGSGCYSSSYKAAMLTGPTVVVKRFKQMNNVDRQEFREHMRRLGRLNHPNLLPLLAYYYKRDEKLFITDFVRNGSLAIRLHGYQAIGQESLDWPTRLKIVKGVAKGIEYLYKEMPNLIAPHGHLKSSNVLLSESLEPLLTDYGLVPVINQEIAPEIMVIYKSPEYLQQGRVTKKTDVWSLGILILEIVTGKFPANFIQGSELSLANWVESIAPEAWSSEVFDKDMALTSNSEGEMVKLLKIALACSDMDVDRRLDLKEAVSRIQEIQEDTINEDDMYSSS, encoded by the exons ATGGCAGCATCATTCTTCTTCGTAACAACAACAATATTGTTCGTTTCTATTCTCATCAACATTGCCTCTTGTATTTCAGACATAGATTCTCTCCTCAAATTGAAAAACTCTCTTCAAAACACCGACGTTGTATTATCTTCATGGAACACATCTGCCCCTCCATGTACAGGTGGTGATGCAAATTGGTCCGGCGTTCTCTGCTACAAAGGACATGTTTGGGGATTCAAACTCGAAAACATGAACCTTAAAGGCAACATTGACGTTGATTCCATCAAGGATTTGCCTTATATCAGAACCCTTAGCCTCATGAACAACCAATTCGATACCCCGTGGCCGGACCTCAACAAACTCTCTGGTCTCAAGACCCTCTACCTGTCGAATAATAAATTTTCCGGCGAGATTCCGGAAGACGCGTTTCATGGGATGCAGTGGTTGAAGAAAATTCATCTGTCTAACAACCAGTTCACTGGTCCTATTCCAACTTCCCTTTCTTCACTGCCGAGACTGATATCATTGAGGTTGGATGGAAACAGATTCAATGGTCCTATTCCTGAATTTCGCAAACCGTTGAAATCATTCAGTGCAGCGAATAATCAATTAGAGGGTGAAATACCTGCCTCCCTTAGCAACATTCCAGCTTCATCTTTTTCTG GTAATGCAAAGCTGTGTGGAGCCCCTTTAGGAGCATGCTTTCCGGAAAAGAAATCATTATCGATAAGTGTGAGCCGTATTGTGGTTGTGGTTCTTGTTAGTCTTGCAATGTTTGTGATTGCAGCAGTAATAATACTTGTCCTtattagaagaagaaaaaaaaaagctgaaCAAGAACAACAAGAATCAGGAGTAGTGATTGGTGTAGTTGCCAACACCAGCAGCAGGGATAGTACTGTTCAAAAGAAAGGATCATCGTCATCACCAAATGACGTTTCAGATGATCAAGGTTCAATAAGATCACGCGGAACCAGCAACGGTAGCAGAAGCATGAGGTTATCCTTTGTGAGGGAAGAAATATCAGAACAATTTGATTTGCAAGATCTATTGAGAGCCTCTGCCGAGATATTAGGAAGTGGTTGTTACAGTTCATCCTATAAGGCTGCTATGTTGACTGGCCCCACCGTTGTCGTCAAAAGATTCAAACAGATGAACAATGTTGACAGGCAAGAGTTTCGGGAACACATGCGAAGACTAGGAAGGTTGAATCATCCTAATCTCCTTCCTCTCCTGGCTTACTACTACAAAAGAGATGAGAAACTCTTCATTACCGACTTTGTTCGCAATGGCAGTTTGGCCATTCGCCTTCACG GATACCAAGCGATAGGACAAGAAAGCCTTGATTGGCCGACGAGGTTGAAGATTGTGAAAGGTGTAGCAAAAGGTATTGAATATCTGTACAAAGAGATGCCGAACCTGATTGCGCCTCACGGTCATCTTAAATCCTCAAATGTTCTTCTGAGTGAGTCTTTGGAGCCTCTACTAACTGACTATGGATTAGTACCTGTGATAAACCAGGAAATTGCTCCTGAAATAATGGTTATATACAAGTCACCTGAGTATTTGCAGCAAGGGAGGGTCACTAAGAAGACTGATGTGTGGAGTCTTGGGATACTCATTTTGGAAATTGTAACCGGAAAGTTTCCTGCTAATTTTATACAAGGGAGTGAGTTGAGTTTGGCGAATTGGGTGGAATCTATTGCGCCGGAAGCGTGGAGTAGTGAGGTGTTTGATAAAGATATGGCGTTAACTAGTAACAGTGAGGGAGAGATGGTCAAGCTTTTGAAGATTGCATTGGCTTGTTCTGATATGGATGTTGATAGGAGATTGGATTTGAAAGAAGCAGTTTCGAGAATTCAAGAGATACAAGAAGATACTATTAATGAGGATGATATGTATTCTTCTTCTTAA
- the LOC123910132 gene encoding protein APEM9 isoform X1 → MKDSDSESEAAAAIWKQIEISESYLVCSMYEEAASLASTILNRLRDRATTTTTEEQDMVQSTAMVLVQAFNQLGRTPEILDQLRSYFNSIKAIPPQLLCTGACFQIAQGSTFLVRQFLHEFLNGWSLEDGQYHAVIAEPNVECPTSFHNHFVLGIHDYLEVVEVYAVTLLATVLQDVDLAISWVQNAPLPEENRQGLLRRLHSMHSLKTTISSQVASLQSHTNNSEGSPEALKGKHADDKTYRSKDGVSKLSERIETCFWCFRSINLKFGNAKFVIPSGKIMLGCLILFVCYVFRRKQATLKRIVRRQVNATKRALGDLWQLAFSYEVDPLAAVQPLVAATHQGQ, encoded by the exons ATGAAGGATTCCGACTCCGAATCCGAAGCAGCAGCAGCGATATGGAAACAAATTGAGATTTCAGAGAG CTACCTTGTTTGCTCCATGTATGAAGAAGCTGCATCATTGGCTTCTACTATTTTAAACCGCTTGCGTGATAGAGCCACTACTACTACAACTGAAGAACAAGATATGGTTCAATCAACAGCTATGGTTCTCGTTCAAGCATTCAACCAACTTGGCAGGACACCGGAAATTCTCGATCAACTCAGATCCtatttcaattcaataaaaGCTATTCCTCCCCAACTTCTATGTACCGG AGCTTGTTTTCAAATAGCACAAGGTTCTACTTTCCTTGTTCGCCAATTTCTCCATGAATTTCTTAATGGATGGAGCCTTGAGGATGGACAATATCATGCTGTCATTGCAGAACCCAATGTAGAGTGTCCAACTAGTTTCCACAACCACTTTGTTCTTGGAATTCATGACTATTTGGAAGTTGTTGAGGTTTATGCTGTCACACTTCTTGCAACGGTTCTACAGGATGTAGATCTTGCAATTTCATGGGTTCAAAATGCTCCATTGCCTGAGGAAAATCGACAG GGACTTCTGAGAAGGTTACACTCTATGCATTCTCTTAAAACTACCATTTCATCTCAAGTTGCCTCTCTGCAATCGCATACAAATAACAGTGAAGGATCGCCCGAGGCCTTGAAAGGCAAACATGCCGATGATAAAACGTATAGGTCCAAAGATGGTGTTTCAAAACTGTCTGAACGGATAGAGACGTGTTTCTGGTGTTTCCGTTCTATTAATTTGAAGTTTGGTAATGCTAAGTTCGTCATACCTAGTGGGAAGATTATGCTCGGTTGTTTGATCTTGTTTGTCTGTTATGTTTTCAGAAGAAAGCAAGCTACTTTGAAAAG GATTGTAAGAAGACAAGTGAACGCGACAAAGAGAGCTTTGGGCGATTTGTGGCAGCTTGCGTTTTCTTATGAAGTTGATCCATTGGCAGCTGTTCAACCACTTGTTGCTGCAACACATCAAGGTCAGTGA
- the LOC123910132 gene encoding protein APEM9 isoform X2: MNDDVVGRCSYLVCSMYEEAASLASTILNRLRDRATTTTTEEQDMVQSTAMVLVQAFNQLGRTPEILDQLRSYFNSIKAIPPQLLCTGACFQIAQGSTFLVRQFLHEFLNGWSLEDGQYHAVIAEPNVECPTSFHNHFVLGIHDYLEVVEVYAVTLLATVLQDVDLAISWVQNAPLPEENRQGLLRRLHSMHSLKTTISSQVASLQSHTNNSEGSPEALKGKHADDKTYRSKDGVSKLSERIETCFWCFRSINLKFGNAKFVIPSGKIMLGCLILFVCYVFRRKQATLKRIVRRQVNATKRALGDLWQLAFSYEVDPLAAVQPLVAATHQGQ, from the exons ATGAATGATGATGTTGTTGGTCGTTGTAGCTACCTTGTTTGCTCCATGTATGAAGAAGCTGCATCATTGGCTTCTACTATTTTAAACCGCTTGCGTGATAGAGCCACTACTACTACAACTGAAGAACAAGATATGGTTCAATCAACAGCTATGGTTCTCGTTCAAGCATTCAACCAACTTGGCAGGACACCGGAAATTCTCGATCAACTCAGATCCtatttcaattcaataaaaGCTATTCCTCCCCAACTTCTATGTACCGG AGCTTGTTTTCAAATAGCACAAGGTTCTACTTTCCTTGTTCGCCAATTTCTCCATGAATTTCTTAATGGATGGAGCCTTGAGGATGGACAATATCATGCTGTCATTGCAGAACCCAATGTAGAGTGTCCAACTAGTTTCCACAACCACTTTGTTCTTGGAATTCATGACTATTTGGAAGTTGTTGAGGTTTATGCTGTCACACTTCTTGCAACGGTTCTACAGGATGTAGATCTTGCAATTTCATGGGTTCAAAATGCTCCATTGCCTGAGGAAAATCGACAG GGACTTCTGAGAAGGTTACACTCTATGCATTCTCTTAAAACTACCATTTCATCTCAAGTTGCCTCTCTGCAATCGCATACAAATAACAGTGAAGGATCGCCCGAGGCCTTGAAAGGCAAACATGCCGATGATAAAACGTATAGGTCCAAAGATGGTGTTTCAAAACTGTCTGAACGGATAGAGACGTGTTTCTGGTGTTTCCGTTCTATTAATTTGAAGTTTGGTAATGCTAAGTTCGTCATACCTAGTGGGAAGATTATGCTCGGTTGTTTGATCTTGTTTGTCTGTTATGTTTTCAGAAGAAAGCAAGCTACTTTGAAAAG GATTGTAAGAAGACAAGTGAACGCGACAAAGAGAGCTTTGGGCGATTTGTGGCAGCTTGCGTTTTCTTATGAAGTTGATCCATTGGCAGCTGTTCAACCACTTGTTGCTGCAACACATCAAGGTCAGTGA